A stretch of DNA from Lycium ferocissimum isolate CSIRO_LF1 chromosome 4, AGI_CSIRO_Lferr_CH_V1, whole genome shotgun sequence:
TAGAGGAGGGATGAGAAGCGTGGAATTCAAAGTCATTGAGACTGACCCTGGGGAATATTGTGTTGTTGCTCCGGACACTGAAATCTTTTGTGAGGGGGAGCCTGTTAAAAGGGAGGATGAGGAGAGACTGGATGAAGTTGGCTATGATGATGTTGGTGGTGTGAGAAAACAGATGGCTCAGATTCGTGAACTGGTGGAGTTACCATTGAGGCATCCTCAACTTTTCAAATCCATTGGTGTGAAACCACCAAAGGGGATTTTGCTTTATGGACCCCCTGGTTCAGGGAAGACCCTGATAGCCAGAGCGGTGGCTAACGAAACAGGTGCATTTTTCTTTTGCATTAATGGACCAGAAATCATGTCCAAATTGGCTGGAGAGAGTGAAAGCAATCTAAGGAAGGCGTTTGAAGAGGCTGAGAAAAATGCTCCATCTATTATATTCATTGACGAAATTGATTCAATTGCTCCCAAGCGAGAGAAGACACATGGTGAAGTTGAGAGAAGGATTGTTTCGCAGCTCCTGACTCTGATGGATGGACTGAAATCTCGTGCTCATGTCATAGTTATGGGAGCTACCAATCGTCCTAACAGCATTGATCCTGCTCTCAGAAGGTTTGGTAGGTTTGATCGGGAAATTGACATTGGTGTTCCTGATGAAGTTGGACGTCTTGAAGTTCTTCGTATTCATACCAAGAATATGAAGCTTGCAGAAGAAGTAAGccaaattattgattttttttggtggggaTCAACTTTTGACTATAGCATAATGACGAGTATTTATTCTGCAGGTTGATTTGGAAAGAATATCAAAAGATACACATGGTTATGTTGGTGCTGATCTTGCTGCTCTTTGCACTGAAGCTGCACTTCAGTGCATTAGAGAGAAAATGGATGTTATTGATCTGGAAGATGATTCAATAGATGCTGAAATATTGAATTCAATGGCTGTCACAAATGAGCACTTCCAAACTGCTCTAGGAACAAGCAATCCATCTGCATTACGTGAAACAGTAAGTAGCCTGTACAACCCCATTATGTAATGTAGCTTGCTACCTGATCATGTGCAGTGTTCattgttgcttatgattcttttgtgaaaACTATACACAGGTTGTTGAAGTGCCTAATGTCTCATGGGAAGACATTGGAGGTCTTGAAAATGTCAAAAGAGAGCTCCAAGAGGTAATTGAATTCAATAAGTTGGTCTTGATGCATTCATATACGCTACTAACTTCTATTGAGGGTTTCATCATTCTTCTTGTTTTAATATGTAGACTGTTCAATACCCTGTGGAGCATCCAGAGAAGTTCGAGAAATTTGGTATGTCACCTTCGAAAGGTGTTCTTTTCTATGGTCCCCCAGGATGTGGGAAAACTCTTCTTGCCAAGGCAATTGCAAATGAGTGTCAAGCCAATTTCATTAGTGTCAAAGGACCTGAGCTGCTCACCATGTGGTTTGGAGAGAGTGAGGCCAATGTCCGTGAAATTTTTGACAAGGCTAGACAATCTGCACCCTGCGTCCTCTTCTTTGATGAGCTCGACTCTATTGCTACTCAGGTAAGATAGTTTTCAAATTTACCAAATTGTTTGTAGTAAGTAAACATGGGAACTTTTTGATGGATTTTCACAGAAAAAGAGGCAGACATATCCCAATCTGGCAACCAAGTAGATATATCTGTAAAAAGGAGggcaaaaagaaacaaaaatagttATCCTTGTATCACTGCTTACAAAGAATGGTGCTTGATTTTATTGCAGAGGGGAGGCAGTAGCGGAGATGCTGGTGGAGCAGCTGATCGGGTTCTGAACCAACTTTTGACTGAAATGGATGGCATGAATGCGAAGAAAACTGTTTTTATTATTGGGGCCACGAACAGGCCTGATATTATTGACCCTGCACTTCTGCGACCTGGTCGACTTGACCAGTTACTTTATATCCCACTGCCAGATGAAGACTCACGCCATCAGATTTTCAAGGCATGTCTTAGAAAATCCCCCTTATCAAAAGATATTGATTTGAGAGCTCTTGCCAAATATACTCAGGGATTTAGTGGAGCTGATATCACTGAGATCTGTCAACGGGCCTGCAAATATGCCATAAGGGAGAACATTGAGAAAGTATGCTCTTCATCTGctcttaattttttatatttggttTTGTTCTTTTAAGTCTGAAGTCGCATCATCTGTCTTTGTTCTTACAGCTTTTTATCTGTGTTGTTTGCTGTTGTACATCTACTGATATTGGGAGGCGAATCTATGATTTTAATCTAGTCCTAATACTTGTCAAATGGTGTTCTTGTTACAGGatatagaaaaggaaaagaggagAGCAGAGAATCCTGATTCTATGGATGAGGATGCTGATGATGAGATATCAGAGATTAAGCCTGCTCACTTTGAGGAGTCCATGAAGTATGCACGACGTAGTGTGAGTGATGCCGATATCCGTAAATACCAGGCGTTTGCTCAGACCTTACAACAATCTCGAGGTTTTGGAACTGAATTTCGTTTTGCTGAGGCCAGTGGTGGGGCTGCTGCAGCTGATCCCTTCGCAACTTCTAATGCTGGAGCTGATGATGATGACTTGTATAGCTGAAGTTATGGACTATCCTGTTATTTGCTGCGGCATCTTTCTTTTCTGTTGCAATAGAGTTGCCTAAACAATTTACTTCTACGAAAATGTCTGGAATTATTACTTTGTTTCTGGAAGGTGTAGGGCTCTTGCTTGACTTCTGGTTTATTTTGCCTACTCTTTAATGTTGTTATCTTGAGGTGTTCTATGACATTTTTAAAGAACCTCTACAGCTTTGCTAATACAGTGGACCTTGGTTATTTTCTCTCtacttttcttttcccctttcctGTTACCTAAGCTGCCTTAGTGTATTAGGTGCTAATTTTCTCTTACTATTACTTCCTTTTCCGTGCTTGAGCATCTAATTCGATAGTCACTTGGTATTAGGGAAGCTACATAAATTTGTTAGTCCAAGTGCGGGGGTGAGGTTTTGCTGAAATAACTTGGTGTatctttaagaacaaaatagACAAATTATATAACTTCAGTTACGTTTgaatttttggaattttgatctattttttgtttgataatcaaaatacatgaataatttcatgttttagttTTAGCACGGAACATGATACATTAAGAAATCATAGTAAGTTGAAAATGTCCGAGATTATGTTCCGGTGGAAGCTCAACCCTGTTTCTGCCAAATTACAAAAGATAACGTTTCTGCAGCTCGAAACTAACATGATTTTAAGTTATTActctttattatatttgaacTCCAAATGGAATGTTTATACGAATTAAGAATCCGTCAAAACGTGTTTCCAGTTAGTGTTAGTAACAACTGAGACCTTGCTAAAGAAATTATACTAATAATCACTCTGTTTAAGACTTGTACTGTTGTACATGCAAGTACTTGTGTTTATTCCCTTCACAAAGAATGTAACTTACCATTATAATAAATACCGAAACATAGTGCATCATCAAATTTTCGTTTTTCTTCCTTGATAATTAGCAAAATATCTAGCAACTTAAAATGAGCTTACATATAGAAGTATAGATGAAACACCACTATACTCGAAGAACGCAAAAGCCAAAGGCAAAAGATTGCATGTACTAGATATAAAGAATACTGCTTCGTATTAGTTCACTGATTCTCATATATAACAACATTGCTGGGCTAAGGTTGGTTGAAATGCTTGTCTTGAGAACATCCAACTCCAAGTGAGCCAAATATATGATTGTTCACGTATCTGCTTGGACCAGATGCATGCCTGAAACCTTTTGGTAAGCAATTCTCGATTTCCTTCCCATGAAAAATAGGGCTTTTATTGTGCAACTTGGGTTTCATTATCATGTACTCTTCAGATAATTGGCGGACTCCCACAGTTTCATTGATTAGAGAAGACAGCAAAAAAAGGCAGATGTATGTGAGTTTAAGGAAAAGATCATGTGTACTGGAAGCAGCATTTGTCATTAAAAAAGTTTTCTTCTGCGGAGTTTCTGTAAAACTGTGTGTGGAAATAAAAGGCTCTGGAAAAGGGATGTCTTATGATGTGTGGTTtataagaagagaaagaaagggccAAAGGGGACTATAAATAGGCTCGTGAGCAGTAGAGACGATAGGTTTGTAGTTTTGTAATGTAACACAGCTCATTGCAAGCAGAGAAGAGAGTACAGTACAAGCATGGAAAAAGAACTTTAAGTTTAATTTCGTGCATGCACTGCCAGTCTGCAGGGTAAAAATGTTTTTACATCATCACGTTAATTTTTcatagaaaatttggcatagtAACCCAAAAGATAGAGTAATTTATAACCTGCCATAATCCGTTAAATTGTGCTGATAgtataaaaattacaaaatcaGTTCAACTTAAATCCTGCACAATAtaaggaatttaaattatatatataccgatAGTGTATACATCTTGACATTATCCATATATTTTGACACATCAGATAatttgccttttctttttccagtATACTCATCTCACTCACTGTGGCATATATACCAGAAGGGCGAGGAAATGAGGTGAGCTGAGATAGCCCGTGAGTCTCCATCCTAGCATTAATTTGCTTAGTTCTGTTATGAATCTTTGGTTTGTTCATCCATTAATActttccaactccaactccgaattcatttattatgttatagtaGTTGTTTGAATTAAAGTTCCTCTCACCGGCCCTTATTCATTTATCATTAAAAGACTATTGAATGAAGTTATAATTTAAGGCAcaacttaaatatttttttgtttctggACTGGATCCAGAATGCTCAATCTGTTGTCAGCAAATACCAAGATTATGTATAATACTGTACCTTTTTGAGGCTTTCCGCAACTCTATAAAAATCTACAGTAGATTATCTACTCAACAATGCAAAAGGATTGACTCTTACCTGCTTCCTAGATTACCCATATCTAGTGATCTGTCACCTTCATGTGTTTTCCATTAATACTACAACTATAATCAGTCCTCATTGCCTATATGCCAGGTGCAAGCACTCAACATATCTGATTGGgagttctttttttaattattcttaaGAATTCCAATTTCTTAGTAATGATGTTTGGATTAATTTGcgcttatttttattatttcaatttgcACGTTTGGATAGAATATGTCTATTATTATGAGAAAAGGTTGCTATAAGATTTAGATGGTGCAAGTAAATGAATGTTTAAAATTTATTGTTCTAGTAGCCTGTCTAGCTTCTACCACACTAACCAATTAATTCAAGCTCTACAAAGTAGTTTCTTGCCTGGGAGCTGAATATTAATGATAACTTTGTGTTACAGACCCAGCCCATTTACAGGTGAAGAAGAATTGAaaaatatgatatgttgtagtAATGAATTTAACCCTGTTATGGAGACACTTTTATCAGTACACCTACACGATTTACTGTTACCTAGAACATCATTTTGGGATGCAAACAGAAACCAATAATGATTAAAAACAATGTTCATTAAGGGGTTTGGTATTGCGCTGTCTTTTCGTACAATCCTTTTGTTTGGTGAAATAGTGAGTGTTAATTGTTGAATATCCCACAATGTTGGCGATTAAGTTAtttggtctccttatatggtcttAGACAATCCTTCCCTCATGAACTAAAAATATGATTCAAGTATGAAGTTAATTTACTAAAGAGAAGGACCTAAAGATAGAGCAATTCTTTAACCAAGATCCGTTCGAATCAGATCAGAATAAAATGTTTTGGTCGCTTTCCCTAAATATTCAGGATCAATTGCTATACTACAATCTTCAGATGGTCACACTGTAGGATTTTTTTAAACCTCAAGTAGCCTAAAaaatttaacttaattaatcaattaatgCTGATGTAATGAAGCCAAGTCAACTTTCCCGCAACTTTGGACTTATTAGCATGTACCCACAATGACTTAAATTAGCATATTTTTGTTCCATGTATCTCAAAGCCAGGGTGGGGGGTTAATTCCAAATTTGGTATTGGCTACTGTGAAGCTAGTTAGCAACTGACATTAAAATATGCATATGATCTTCTCTTTGCTGCCTCTCGAAATTTTTTATGATACTAAAATCTTTGCTAGGGAAGTTAGTAGACTAGGACATGGTTATGTAACCCTTACTTatgcacataattttttttttttagttctgCTTGAGTTGTTCAATACTTTTACGTGAAATTGAATTGTCAATTGTATATACTATAATTTTGATTTCGCTCTAAGCTAACTTAACACTTCTCCCTGTACAATTGCTGGTTATTATAAACTATATtaattgatatgaatatttcatATCACTTTTAATCAGCCACTAGGAGAAGAAAAACAATTCACACACTTCTATAAACCAACTGGAAGAAATGATCTGGGCACTTAAGAAGTCAAAAGTTTTATTATAATACACATCTGAATCTACACTCTGAAAAACAACAACCATTGGCCATAGAATATTCTTTTGAAAAGCTAACAGGAAACATACCCAATGAGTAATATATATGcttcatttaaaaaagaaacaacATCCACCTTAGTAGATTCCAAGTATTTGTCTTCAAAGATCAACGAGCAAcatcattttaaaaaaacaaagaaaaaccaGGACACATTTTGCTTATTGAGACAACTCAGCTGATTGAACATTCAATCAAACTCAGACACGATTTGGCGTCAAATTTGGTGGAGTAGGTGCGGACCCCACGCGCTTGCCACGCTCTGATCGGCAGTTCTCGGCGAACTTCAAGCTGTTTTGGTGCATTCCCTTTTGTCTCTCAGCTTCCGTATACTCGGAGGAATAATAATGTTCTTCACTTCCCTTAACGGGGTCTTTTGTTGGTGGCAAAAACATGCTTCCCCATTGTGGGAAATGACACAAAGTCACAGGAAGAGTGCAACCAATAATCATTATTCCCATATAAGTTAGCCCTTCTGCTGTTGAGTACTTCGAGCTCGTGAAAAACAACAGTTGTGTCAATCCAGAACCAAAGTTGCCTCCAGCGCCTGTCATGCCTGAGATAATACCTAATGATCGACGAGAAATAAAGGGAATAATACCGAACGTTGCACCACAAGCAGCTTGGGCTCCAATTGAGAAAAGGATCATGAATGTTACGGCAATAGGCAGATTATTTGCACGGCCCAACAGGACACAGAATACTCCTCCGAGTGTTTGTAGGATCCATAGGACCCAAAGTCTCCCTCTCATGCCGAATTTTTTGGCTGCGTAATCTGAAGAAAATCCTCCGAATGGACGAGCTAATATGTTAGCCATACCGAATGTGGCTGCGATGATTCCCGCATAGTGAAGCTTTAGATCAAATCTGTAGATTTTTGTACACAATTTTGTAATTAGTTTAAGTATGTACACATAGCAGTTTTGGGCAGGTTACCTACTATAACGAGTTAACTGTAAAAACACTTTTACATAGTCAGCAACGGCGGAGCCACAACCAACGGAGGAGATTCAATTGGATCTAACTTCGTCGAAAAATCGTACTATGTAAATGacgtaaaaataaattttcttgtGTATATCTACACAATCTTTTGAATCCCTTGACACAAGGGAAATTTTCATTATAGTTGTAAAATAGTTCAAATTTTGCTTTACATGTTAGGTCCTAATTTTTGAATCTAACCTGTCGAAGAAGTACTCGGCAATCACATTGTCTGTAGACAATTCAACTCCCATAGAGTATCCATAGAGAAGGACAAAGATCCATGTCCTGTAGTTTGTTGCAGCATACCACAATATCTGAAATTAAGAAAGATGAGACATACATAATTAGCTCAATTTTGTCTACTTAATAAAGCAAAAGTACAAAA
This window harbors:
- the LOC132052764 gene encoding cell division cycle protein 48 homolog; the encoded protein is MTNQAESSDSKGAKKDFSTAILERKKSPNRLVVDEAVNDDNSVVALHPATMEKLQLFRGDTILIKGKKRKDTVVIALADETCDEPKIRMNKVVRSNLRVRLGDVVSVHQCPDVKYGKRVHILPIDDTIEGLTGDLFDAFLKPYFLEAYRPLRKGDNFLVRGGMRSVEFKVIETDPGEYCVVAPDTEIFCEGEPVKREDEERLDEVGYDDVGGVRKQMAQIRELVELPLRHPQLFKSIGVKPPKGILLYGPPGSGKTLIARAVANETGAFFFCINGPEIMSKLAGESESNLRKAFEEAEKNAPSIIFIDEIDSIAPKREKTHGEVERRIVSQLLTLMDGLKSRAHVIVMGATNRPNSIDPALRRFGRFDREIDIGVPDEVGRLEVLRIHTKNMKLAEEVDLERISKDTHGYVGADLAALCTEAALQCIREKMDVIDLEDDSIDAEILNSMAVTNEHFQTALGTSNPSALRETVVEVPNVSWEDIGGLENVKRELQETVQYPVEHPEKFEKFGMSPSKGVLFYGPPGCGKTLLAKAIANECQANFISVKGPELLTMWFGESEANVREIFDKARQSAPCVLFFDELDSIATQRGGSSGDAGGAADRVLNQLLTEMDGMNAKKTVFIIGATNRPDIIDPALLRPGRLDQLLYIPLPDEDSRHQIFKACLRKSPLSKDIDLRALAKYTQGFSGADITEICQRACKYAIRENIEKDIEKEKRRAENPDSMDEDADDEISEIKPAHFEESMKYARRSVSDADIRKYQAFAQTLQQSRGFGTEFRFAEASGGAAAADPFATSNAGADDDDLYS